The following nucleotide sequence is from Streptomyces leeuwenhoekii.
CGTGGCCACCGCGGCCGCGTCGGTCGATTCGTCACTGAGCTGCTTGGACAGCGCCTCGGCCTGCTCCTCGACCGCCGCCAGCCGGGCCGACAGCTCCGCGAGCAGCCCCGCCGGCTCCTTGGCCTCACCGCCCGCGGCCTTGCCGCCGCCCTCCAACTGGAGCCGCAGCAGCGCCGCCTGCTCCCGGAGCTGGCAGTTCTTCATGTACAGCTCGACGAAGACGGAGACCTTCGCGCGCAGCACCCAGGGGTCGAACGGCTTGGAGATGTAGTCCACGGCGCCCGCCGCGTATCCGCGGAAGGTGTGGTGAGGGCCGTGGTTGATCGCGGTGAGGAAGATGATCGGGATGTCCCGGGTCCGCTCCCGCCGCTTGATGTGCGCGGCGGTCTCGAAACCGTCCATGCCCGGCATCTGGACGTCCAGCAGAATGACCGCGAAGTCGTCCGTGAGCAGTGCTTTGAGCGCTTCCTCCCCGGACGATGCCCGCACCAGCGTCTGATCGAGCGCCGAGAGGATCGCCTCCAGCGCCAGCAGATTCTCCGGCCGGTCATCGACCAGGAGGATCTTGGCCTTCTGCACCATGGCCCGCCCTCCTCGCCCCGGCGTGGGGCCTCCCCGGTCCACAGGACTTGGGGAGGCACCGGCGGGCGCCGCCCCAGCGGACGACTCCCTTGCGTCGCCCGTCCTTGTGCCGGTCATCGTAGCCGCACCCCGCTTGTCACCACACCCTGTCACCGCGATGTCACTGTGCACGTAGCAGAAACGCGGTGTGAGACGAGAGAGTTCCCCGAATCCCGCACTTCTACACGGCTTCGCGCACACTCGGTCAACAAGTACGCGTCAAGACCGAGCATTCCCACCGCGTTCGCGCACACCACCTTCGCACGCTCCCGGGCGTTCCCCTCACTCCCCCCGCATCCACTGCTCCATCACCGACAGCAGATGGTCGGGGTCGACCGGCTTGGTCACATAGTCGGAGGCGCCCGACTCGAGCGCCTTCTCCCGGTCGCCCTTCATCGCCTTGGCGGTCAGCGCGATGATCGGCAACCCGGCGAACTGGGGCATCCGCCGAATCGCCGTAGTCGTGGCGTACCCGTCCATCTCGGGCATCATGATGTCCATCAGGACCACCGCCACGTCCTCGTGCTGCTCCAGCACCTCGATCCCCTCACGGCCGTTCTCGGCGTACAGCACGGACAGGCCGTGCTGCTCCAGGACACTGGTGAGGGCGAAGACGTTCCGGATGTCGTCGTCGACGATCAGCACCTTCTCGCCGCCGAACCGGATGTTCCGTTGCGGCCGTGGCGCCGCCTCGTGCTCGGTGGCCGGCCACTGCTCCGGCTGCCCCAGACGCTGCTCCAGCTCCGGCAGGCCCCTGCGGCGGCGCCGGAACAGCGCGGCCCCCTCGTGCGTCTGCTGATACGGCCTGACCTCGGCCGGCGTGTCGGTCCGCGCCTCCGCCGCCTCGGACACCTCACCGGCCGCGCCGGCGGACGCCATCAGCTCACCCGTCTCCAGGGCGGGCATCTGCGGGTGGCCGTGCGAGGGCAGCTCGCTCGGGTGCAGCGGCAGGTACAGCGTGAACGTCGACCCGCGGCCCGGCTCGCTCTGCGCGTGGATCTCACCGCCCAGGAGCTGGGCGATCTCCCGGGAGATCGACAGCCCCAGGCCCGTACCGCCGTACTTGCGGCTCGTGGTGCCGTCGGCCTGCTTGAACGCCTCGAAGATCACCCGCATCTTGCTGGCCGCGATGCCGATACCTGTGTCGGTCACCGAGAACGCGATCAGCGCCGCCTCCGGATCGGTCAGCGAACCGGCCTCCAGCAACTGCTCCCGGATGGCCTGCGGAACATCGTCGCGGGCCGGCCTGATCACGAGCTCCACCGACCCGGAGTCGGTGAACTTGACCGCGTTGGACAGCAGGTTGCGCAGCACCTGCAGCAGCCGCTGCTCGTCGGTGTGCAAGGTCGCCGGCAGCTCCGGCGACACCCGCACCGACAGGTCCAGCCCCTTCTCCGCGGTCAGCGGCCGGAAGGTGGCCTCCACGTAGTCGACGAGCTGGACGAGCGCGATACGCGTCGGGGAGACGTCCATCTTGCCCGCCTCGACCTTCGACAGATCGAGGATGTCGTTGATGAGCTGCAACAGGTCGGAACCGGCCCCGTGGATGGTCTCGGCGAACTCCACCTGCTTCGGGGAGAGGTTCCCCTCCGCGTTGTCCGCCAGCAGCTTGGCCAGGATCAGCAGGGAGTTGAGCGGCGTCCGCAGCTCGTGCGACATGTTGGCGAGGAACTCGCTCTTGTAGCGCATGGAGACCGCGAGCTGCTCGGCACGCTCCTCCAGCACCTGCCGCGCCTCCTCGATCTCGGTGTTCTTCACCTCGATGTCGCGGTTCTGCCGGGCCAGCAGCTCGGCCTTCTCCTCCAGTTCGGCGTTGGACGCCTGGAGGGCCTTCTGCCGCTGCTCCAGCTCCGCCGAGCGCTCCCGCAGTTGCTCGGTCAGCTCCTGGGACTGCTTCAGGAGCTGCTCCGTCTTGGTGTTGACCGAGATGGTGTTGACGCTGGTCGCGATCATCTCGGCGATCTGGTTGAGGAAGTCCTTCTGGATCTGCGTGAACGGCGTGAAGGAGGCCAGCTCGATGACGCCGAGCACCTTCCCCTCGAAGACCACCGGCAACACGATCACCTGCGCGGGCGGCGCCTCGCCGAGCCCGGAGGAGATCTTCAGATAGCCGGTCGGCGCGTTCTCCACCAGGATCGTGCGCTTCTCGTGGGCGGCCGTCCCGACCAGGCCCTCCCCCGGCCGGAACGACGTCGGCATCGAGCCCATCGAGTACCCGTACGAACCCAGCATCCGCAGCTCGTACTCGTCATCGTCGGCGGCACCCGGGTCCTGCCCGTCCAGCAGCGGCATCGCCAGGAAGAAGGCGCCGTGCTGCGCGGAGACCACCGGGGTCAGCTCGCTCATGATCAGCGAGGCCACGTCCTCCAGATCCCGGCGGCCCTGCATCAGCGCCGAGATACGGGCGAGGTTGCCCTTGAGCCAGTCCTGCTCCTTGTTGGCGATCGTGGTGTCGCGCAGGTTGGCGATCATCTTGTTGATGTAGTCCTGAAGCTCCTGGATCTCGCCCGCGGCATCCACGTCGATCTTCAGGTTCAGGTCACCGCGGGTCACCGCGGTCGCCACCCGCGCGATGGCACGCACCTGCCGGGTCAGGTTCCCGGCCATCTCGTTCACGGACTCCGTCAGGTCCCGCCAGGTGCCGTCGACGTCCCGCACCCGCGCCTGCCCGCCGAGCTGGCCCTCGGTACCCACCTCCCGGGCCACCCGCGTGACCTCCTCGGCGAAGGACGAGAGCTGGTCCACCATCGTGTTGATGGTCGTCTTCAGCTCCAGGATCTCGCCCCGGGCGTCAATGTCGATCTTCTTGGTCAGATCGCCCTTGGCGATGGCCGTGGTGACCATCGCGATGTTGCGCACCTGACCGGTCAGATTGGACGCCATCTGGTTCACCGACTCGGTGAGGTCCTTCCAGGTGCCGGCCACGCCCGGGACGTGCGCCTGCCCGCCGAGGATGCCGTCCGTGCCCACCTCACGGGCCACCTTGGTCACCTGGTCCGCGAACGAACTCAGCGTCTTGACCATGGTGTTGAAGGTGTCCGCGAGCTGCGCCACCTCGCCGCGCGCCTCGATCGTCACCGTCCGCGTCAGGTCGCCGTTGGCGACGGCGGCGGCCACCTGGGAGATGTTCCGCACCTGCACGGTGAGGTTCTTCGCCATCAGGTTGACGTTGTCGCTGAGGTCCTTCCAGATGCCCGTGACACCGGGCACGTGCGCCTGGCCGCCGAGGATGCCCTCGGTGCCCACCTCACGGGCCACCCGGGTCACCTGCTCGGCGAACGACGAGAGCTGGTCCACCATCGTGTTGACGGTGGTGACCAGCTCCAGGATCTCGCCCTTGGCGTCGACGGTGATCTTCTTCGACAGATCGCCCTTGGCGACCGCCGTCGTCACCTCGGCGATGTTGCGCACCTGCAGGGTCAGGTTGTTCGCCATGCCGTTGACGGACTGGGTGAGGTCCTTCCAGGTACCGGAGACGCCCTGCACCTCCGCCTGGCCGCCCAGGATGCCCTCCGTACCCACCTCACGGGCCACCCGGGTGACCTCCTGGGCGAAGGAGGAGAGCTGGTCCACCATCGTGTTCAGGGTGTTCTTCAGCTCCAGGATCTCCCCGCGCGCGTCCACGGTGATCTTCTGGGAGAGGTCACCGCGGGCCACCGCGGTCGCGACCTGCGCGATGTTGCGGACCTGGGCGGTGAGGTTGCCGGCCATGCCGTTCACCGAGTCGGTCAGGTCGCGCCACACCCCCGCGACCCCCGGCACCTGCGCCTGCCCGCCCAGCCGGCCCTCCGTGCCCACCTCACGGGCCACCCGGGTCACCTGCTCGGCGAAGGCGGAGAGCTGGTCGACCATCGTGTTGATGGTGTTCTTCAGCTCCAGGATCTCCCCGCGCGCGTCGACGTCGATCTTCTGCGACAGATCACCCCGCGCCACCGCGGTCGTCACCTGCGCGATCTGCCGCACCTGGGAGGTGAGATTCCCCGCCATGAAGTTGACGGAGTCGGTCAGCTCCTTCCACGTGCCCGACACGCCGTCGACCCGGGCCTGACCGCCCAGCCGGCCCTCCGTGCCCACGTCCCGGGCCATCCGCGTGACCTGGTCGGCGAAGCTGGAGAGCTGGTCCACCATCGTGTTCACGGTGTTCTTGAGCTGGAGCATCTCGCCGGACACGTCCACGGTGACCTTCTGCGACAGATCGCCGTTGGCCACCGCCGTCGTCACCTGCGCGATGTTGCGCACCTGCCCGGTGAGGTTCCGGAACGCCGTGTTGACCGAGTCGGTCAGGTCCTTCCAGGTCCCCGCCGCCCCCGGCACCTGCGCCTGGCCGCCCAGCTCGCCCTCGACACCGACCTCCCGCGCCACCCGCGTGACCTCGGCACCGAAGGCGGAGAGCTGGTCCACCATCGTGTTGACGGTGTTCTTCAGCTCCAGCATCTCCCCGGCGACGTCCACGGTGACCTTCTGCGACAGATCACCGTTGGCCACCGCCGTCGTCACGGCCGCGATGTCCCGCACCTGAGTGGTCAGGTTCCGGAACACCGTGTTGACCGAGTCCGTCAGGTCCTTCCAGATGCCGGCCGCGCCCGGCACGTTCGCCTGGCCGCCCAGCCGCCCCTCGGCACCGACCTCGTTGGCCACCCGCGTGACCTCGTCCGCGAAGATCCGCAGCGTCTCGGTCATCTGGTTGATCGTCTCGGCGAGCTGCGCGACCTCGCCGCGCGCCGGGACGGTCACCTTCCGCGACAGATCACCGTTGGCGACCGCCGTCGTCACCTCGGCGATCCCCCTCACCTGTGCGGTGAGATTGCCCGCCATCGTGTTGACGGAGTCGGTCAGCTCCTTCCACACACCGGCGACACCCGGCACCTGGGCCTGACCGCCCAGCGCGCCCTCGGTGCCCACCTCGCGCGCGACGCGCGTCACCTCGGACGAGAACGCGGAGAGCTGGTCCACCATCGTGTTGACGGTGTTCTTCAGTTCGAGCATCTCCCCGGCCACGTGAACCGTGACCTTCCGGGACAGATCACCCTTGGCGACCGCCGTCGTCACCAGCGCGATGTCCCGAACCTGGGCCGTCAGCCGGTGCGCCATGGTGTTGACCGAGTCCGTGAGGTCCTTCCACGAACCCGACATGCCCCGCACCCGGGCCTGACCGCCCAGCTTGCCCTGGGTGCCCACCTCACTGGCCACCCGCGTGACCTCGTCGGTGAACGTCGACAACTGGTCGACCAGGTTGTTCACGGTCCGCGCGACCTTCAGGAACTCCCCGCGCAGCGGATGCCCGGACACCCCTTCCGCCGCCTGCGTCCGCAGCTCCATCCGCGGCGACAGATCACCCTCCGCCACCGCGGACAGCACCCGGCTCACCTCGGAGACCGGCCACACCAGATCGTCCACAAGCGCGTTCGAATGATCGATGGCGGCCGCCCAGGACCCCTCACAGGCGCCCGTCTCCAGCCGCTCGGTGAGCTTGCCCTCACGCCCCACCATGCGCCGCACCCGCGCGAGCTCACCCGTCAGATGCAGATTGCGGTCGGCGACCTCGTTGAACACGGCCGCGATCTCCGACATCACGCCGTCCCCGGACACCGTGAGCCGCTTGCGGAAATTCCCGTCCCGCATGGCCACCAGAGCCGTGAGCAGCCGGTTCAGGCCGGCCGTGTCCACCACGGTGGTCCCGTCGCGCGGTGTGCGCCGGTTGCCCAGGGACGGTCCGCCCTTCGCGCGCGTCTTCGTGCCCCGCGCCGCTGCGCCAGACTCCACTGTGTCCCTCCCGCAGGGGTCGACCTTTACTGCCGTGCTCTGGTACAACCACTCGGCGTACCGGTTATTACTCCGTGTTTCCCGTACTGCCGCGCATCCCTGCCCGGCCCGCCGGGCCGTGCCCCAGGGCTGCTGCCCACGGACGCGCGAGCCACTCGGGCCGCCCGGACCTTCACGGGAAGCCTGCCCAGTGTTTCACCCCGGCCGAACCAGGCCATAACAGTTCGGCAGCTTCGCACATCGTCCGCACACCCTCCGGGCGGAATCACAGCAGACCGGCATCCGCGTGGACCGCGAAGGTAAGTAACCTTGCATGCGGCTGTCCAGCCGCACGGTCCGTCCGGCCTGGGCGGTGGCACGAGAACGAGCGGGCATCGGAGGGGCGGCCGCAGATGACCACCGGAGTGATCCCCGGGGGACAGCCCCCGGACCCCCAGCCGACGGGAATGCCGCAGCCGCGGCGCGAACCGGCCGGCCACGAAGCCCTGCACGTCGAGGAAGGGTCCAGTAGTTCCGTGATCACCGCGCGCGCGGCCGCCAGCTTCGAGCCCGTCGGACGATCGGTCGCCAGCGCCCGTTCCTTCGTCCGCGACACCCTCCAGGGCTGGGGCTTCGCCGACATCGTCGACGACGCCGTCGTCCTCACCAGCGAACTGGTCACCAACGCCGTGGTGCACGCCGGCACCTCCGCCGACGTGGTCTGCCTGCGCACCGGCGAGGGCGTGCGGATCGAGGTGGCCGACCGCTACCCCGAGCGCGAGGTCCCCCTCCAGGAGGCCGCCGTCACCATGAGCAGCCCCGACCGCGAGGGCGGCCGGGGCCTCCAGCTCTGCGCGGCCCTGGCCGGACGCTGGGGCGTGGAGTACTCCCCCACCCACAAGAACGTCTGGTTCCAACTCGACCTGCCGGAGCGGCCGGTCGGCACCCGGACCGCCGGCCCCTGCCTGCCCGCCGACCTCCTCCCGCTCGCCGACGGCCGGGTCCGCGTCGCCGTCGTCCAGATCGACCGCGCCGGAGCCATCACGGCCTGGAGCGAGGACGCCGAAGAACTGTTCGGCTACGCGGCCGAGCAGGTCACCGGCAAGCCCCTCGCCGACCTCGCGGCCTGGCCGCACACCCCGGGCACCGGCACCGGCATCGCCGAAGCCCTGCGGCTCTCCCGCTGGGAGGGCACCTACGGCATCCGCGGCGCCAACGGCCGCGTGACCCCGGTGTACGCCTCCCACCTCCGCGTCCGCGACACGGGCGGCGAGCCCTCCACGGTCTGCCTCCTCGTACGGGACCACGAACGGGCCGTCCTGCAGACCCCGTCGCGCGTCCCCGCCTCCGACACGAACACCGCCTCCGACACGCCGAGCACGGACCCGTTCGAGGTGTTCATCGGCTCGCCCGCCCCGGACG
It contains:
- a CDS encoding HAMP domain-containing protein codes for the protein MESGAAARGTKTRAKGGPSLGNRRTPRDGTTVVDTAGLNRLLTALVAMRDGNFRKRLTVSGDGVMSEIAAVFNEVADRNLHLTGELARVRRMVGREGKLTERLETGACEGSWAAAIDHSNALVDDLVWPVSEVSRVLSAVAEGDLSPRMELRTQAAEGVSGHPLRGEFLKVARTVNNLVDQLSTFTDEVTRVASEVGTQGKLGGQARVRGMSGSWKDLTDSVNTMAHRLTAQVRDIALVTTAVAKGDLSRKVTVHVAGEMLELKNTVNTMVDQLSAFSSEVTRVAREVGTEGALGGQAQVPGVAGVWKELTDSVNTMAGNLTAQVRGIAEVTTAVANGDLSRKVTVPARGEVAQLAETINQMTETLRIFADEVTRVANEVGAEGRLGGQANVPGAAGIWKDLTDSVNTVFRNLTTQVRDIAAVTTAVANGDLSQKVTVDVAGEMLELKNTVNTMVDQLSAFGAEVTRVAREVGVEGELGGQAQVPGAAGTWKDLTDSVNTAFRNLTGQVRNIAQVTTAVANGDLSQKVTVDVSGEMLQLKNTVNTMVDQLSSFADQVTRMARDVGTEGRLGGQARVDGVSGTWKELTDSVNFMAGNLTSQVRQIAQVTTAVARGDLSQKIDVDARGEILELKNTINTMVDQLSAFAEQVTRVAREVGTEGRLGGQAQVPGVAGVWRDLTDSVNGMAGNLTAQVRNIAQVATAVARGDLSQKITVDARGEILELKNTLNTMVDQLSSFAQEVTRVAREVGTEGILGGQAEVQGVSGTWKDLTQSVNGMANNLTLQVRNIAEVTTAVAKGDLSKKITVDAKGEILELVTTVNTMVDQLSSFAEQVTRVAREVGTEGILGGQAHVPGVTGIWKDLSDNVNLMAKNLTVQVRNISQVAAAVANGDLTRTVTIEARGEVAQLADTFNTMVKTLSSFADQVTKVAREVGTDGILGGQAHVPGVAGTWKDLTESVNQMASNLTGQVRNIAMVTTAIAKGDLTKKIDIDARGEILELKTTINTMVDQLSSFAEEVTRVAREVGTEGQLGGQARVRDVDGTWRDLTESVNEMAGNLTRQVRAIARVATAVTRGDLNLKIDVDAAGEIQELQDYINKMIANLRDTTIANKEQDWLKGNLARISALMQGRRDLEDVASLIMSELTPVVSAQHGAFFLAMPLLDGQDPGAADDDEYELRMLGSYGYSMGSMPTSFRPGEGLVGTAAHEKRTILVENAPTGYLKISSGLGEAPPAQVIVLPVVFEGKVLGVIELASFTPFTQIQKDFLNQIAEMIATSVNTISVNTKTEQLLKQSQELTEQLRERSAELEQRQKALQASNAELEEKAELLARQNRDIEVKNTEIEEARQVLEERAEQLAVSMRYKSEFLANMSHELRTPLNSLLILAKLLADNAEGNLSPKQVEFAETIHGAGSDLLQLINDILDLSKVEAGKMDVSPTRIALVQLVDYVEATFRPLTAEKGLDLSVRVSPELPATLHTDEQRLLQVLRNLLSNAVKFTDSGSVELVIRPARDDVPQAIREQLLEAGSLTDPEAALIAFSVTDTGIGIAASKMRVIFEAFKQADGTTSRKYGGTGLGLSISREIAQLLGGEIHAQSEPGRGSTFTLYLPLHPSELPSHGHPQMPALETGELMASAGAAGEVSEAAEARTDTPAEVRPYQQTHEGAALFRRRRRGLPELEQRLGQPEQWPATEHEAAPRPQRNIRFGGEKVLIVDDDIRNVFALTSVLEQHGLSVLYAENGREGIEVLEQHEDVAVVLMDIMMPEMDGYATTTAIRRMPQFAGLPIIALTAKAMKGDREKALESGASDYVTKPVDPDHLLSVMEQWMRGE
- a CDS encoding response regulator, coding for MVQKAKILLVDDRPENLLALEAILSALDQTLVRASSGEEALKALLTDDFAVILLDVQMPGMDGFETAAHIKRRERTRDIPIIFLTAINHGPHHTFRGYAAGAVDYISKPFDPWVLRAKVSVFVELYMKNCQLREQAALLRLQLEGGGKAAGGEAKEPAGLLAELSARLAAVEEQAEALSKQLSDESTDAAAVATAAHLERKLTGLRRALDALEPGTSGGQPAVN